One Brassica napus cultivar Da-Ae chromosome C2, Da-Ae, whole genome shotgun sequence DNA window includes the following coding sequences:
- the LOC106378758 gene encoding uncharacterized protein LOC106378758 codes for MRDNSAVVSPPAAYTSSSSTDDEVEAFQPKEPRYQASRAIFQAQNQENPEILRSNITPFSSRFVTSNSAERYEKLAPREFVIQQRLDVNDENLFDVKRVVVRLDLIYTLIDSDLFHPNVVKEFIANLGATEDRGNGVAVFLRGSMVDFSPSLINALYLVPRFEEDHDYLAASIDRVCSFLTDNRVQRWEAMSSKYLTPTNQVLYKLVCSNWIPTTNYTSMNQERLKFLYMIHHHRSFDFGQMVYDQIINFAANINTDRSRRIIFPTLIQQVIDYQRTVLSFEDDEEYTGYPKLVVKDKKAGKGQGADSRSVDLLADIERTIADLKSIRIRLRRGEHPQYPRQTPQDEEEDEAELDSEESESF; via the exons ATGAGAGATAACTCCGCCGTCGTTTCTCCGCCTGCTGCATATACGTCTTCCTCATCTACCGACGACGAGGTTGAAGCCTTTCAACCCAAAGAGCCGCGTTATCAAGCAAGTCGTGCTATCTTCCAAGCACAAAATCAAGAGAACCCCGAGATTCTTCGTTCCAACATCACTCCGTTCTCGAGTCGCTTCGTTACGAGCAATTCGGCTGAGAGGTATGAAAAATTGGCTCCACGTGAGTTTGTGATTCAACAGAGGTTAGATGTGAATGATGAGAACTTGTTTGATGTGAAACGGGTGGTAGTTAGGTTGGATTTGATCTACACTCTGATTGATAGTGATTTGTTTCACCCTAATGTGGTGAAAGAGTTTATTGCCAATTTGGGTGCTACGGAGGATAGAGGAAATGGTGTTGCTGTGTTTCTTCGTGGGTCTATGGTTGATTTCTCGCCTAGTCTGATTAATGCTCTGTATCTGGTTCCGAGATTTGAAGAAGATCATGACTACTTGGCCGCAAGCATTGATCGAGTGTGCTCGTTTCTGACAGATAATCGTGTGCAGCGTTGGGAAGCCATGAGCTCCAAGTATCTGACCCCGACGAATCAAGTCCTTTACAAGCTAGTGTGCTCAAATTGGATTCCCACCACCAACTACACGTCAATGAACCAGGAACGACTCaagtttctctacatgattcaTCATCACAGAAGCTTTGACTTTGGTCAGATGGTCTACGATCAAATCATCAACTTTGCAGCTAACATCAACACTGACAGGTCTCGGAGGATCATTTTCCCCACATTGATTCAGCAAGTTATTGACTATCAACGTACAGTGCTGTcatttgaagatgatgaggagtaTACCGGGTATCCGAAGCTGGTTGTCAAAGACAAAAAGGCAGGCAAAGGGCAAGGGGCTGACTCAAGGTCCGTGGATCTTCTGGCTGACATTGAGCGAACCATAGCTGATCTTAAAAGCATTCGTATTCGCTTGAGGA GGGGAGAACATCCACAGTATCCTCGTCAAACCCCACAGgatgaggaggaagatgaaGCGGAACTGGATAGTGAAGAGAGTGAGAGTTTCTAA